The Streptomyces sp. NBC_01317 genomic interval GGCCGGGGCCTCGAAGCCCCACGCGGCGTCGGCCCAGCCGACACCGGGCGCCAACCGCCCGTCCAGCAGGGCCCGTTCACCGATCTGGACGATCTCTTCGGCGCTCTCGCCCCGAACCGTACCGTCGAAGGCGCGCAGCATCAGCAGGACACGTTCGGTGTTGTCGCGGCCGGTGAGCGTACGGGCCACCTCGCGCAGCCGCCCGGAGCGGGCCGGGCCGTTGTCCTCCACGGCCCGTACGCCCTCCCAGAGGAAGTGCGCGGCCTGCAACCGCAGCCGGTCCCGGCCCGGTTCGGCGCGGGCCACCTCCTCGGCGACGACCTGCGCGGCCTCGCCGGTCTGGTTGTTGTGCGTGAGGGCCTGCGCCAGCCGGAACACCACGTCGACCCGGAGTGCGGGGTCGAGGTCGGGGCTGTCGAGCGCGGCGCGCAGGTGGCCGACGGTGGTGGCCGGTGAGGTGAGCAGGGTGGCGCAGCCCAGTTCGTACAGCACCCGCGCCCGGACGGCGGGCAACGGCGGTTCGTCCAGGGCGCGTTCGAGGCAGCGCCGCGCGGCGTCGGGTGCGCCGACGGCGAGGTTCTCGGCGGCTGCTTCGCGTAACTGGCCCACTAGTTCCGCGTCGTTGTCCGGGTGGACTTCGAGGAGGTGCGGCGCCGCGGCGGCGGCTCCCCGTCCGCTGCGGGAGACGGCCCAGGCGGCGCGGCCGTGCAACGCGGTCCTCATGGCCGGCGGGATGGCGCGGTACACGGCCCCGGCGATGAGCGGGTGGACGAACTCCAGCGGGTCGGTGCCCTCCAGGATCCGGGCCGCGCGCAGCCGTTCGGCGCATTCGGCGGCATCGTCCCACCCGAGACCCGACAGGGAGATGGCCAGGTCGAGGGAGATGTCCGTGCCGAGGACGGCCGCCGCCCAGGCGAACTTGGTGATGTTCGTGCCCAGTTCCTCCAGCCGGGCGACAAGGCCCTTGCCGCGGGCGGAGGCGCCGAGGGCGCGCAGGGCGCTCGCCGAGTCCTCGACTGCGGGCAGTCCGCTGTCCTGGACCTTGGCGAGCAGTTCGACCGTTTCGTACGCGTTGCCGCCGGTGACGGCCCACACCTCACGGCAGAACGGGTCGTCCGCGTCCTCGCCCAGGGTGGCGCGGGTCAGCTCGGCGGTGGCTTCAGGGGTGAGCGCGCGCAGGGAGACGCGCAGTCTGGCGGCGGTCCCGAGCGTCTGGAGGTGCCGCGCGGTCTCGCCGACGGCCTCTTCGGTGCGGTACGCGACCACGACGAGGACGGGCGGTCCGCCGGGCGGCCGCCCGGCGAAGGACGCGAGCCAGGTGAGGGTCTCCAGGTCGGCCCAGTGCGCGTCGTCGATGACGAGCAGGAGCGGTCCGTACACCTCGGCGAGCCGGTCGACCAGGACGTCGAGTCCGTCCCTGACACCCTGCGGGTCGGCGTGCTGGGTGCCGGGCGGGGTTATCCCGAGGGCGGGGCCGACGATCTCGTACCGGTCACCGAGCAGTTCACGCGCGTCGAGGGCCTCCCCCGCCGTCGCGCCCCCGGACTCACCGGCCATGAGGGCGGGTTGCAGGAGCTGCCGTACACCGTGGAAGGGAACGGACGTGACCGTCTCGCCGCCCCGCGCGGACCACACGGCACAGCGCCCCGCCGCGAACCGCCGTACCTCGTTGAGCAACGCGGTCTTGCCGAGCCCGGCGGCGCCCCGGTAGACGAGCAGCCCACCGGCGGGAGCGGTCCCGCACAACGCGTCCACGGCCCGCGTCGCCGAAGCCAGCTCCGATTCACGTTCGAGCAAAGGAAGAACGACCGGCCGCTCGGCCCCGGGCACCATCCACGCTCCCCTCTTCGAACAGTGCGCTGGTCAGGTGTCGAGGGTAGCCGCGAACCTCCGCCGCCGGACGGGATTCCACGGGATTCAACCGTCTCATGGCCAACAGCCCGGTTCGTCGGTCGCCTGTCGAACAGGAGTCTCGATCGGGTGATCGTGACGGGTGCCGGGCTTGCGAACGGGGCCGCTCGCCGACGCGGTGGCGTCCACCAACCCAGGCCGCACGAGGGCCTGTTGTGGCATACGAAGGCTGCCGAAACTCCCCACCGAAGCGGATTTGCCGGTTACAACCCGTTTGCCTACTGTCGTGCCGAAGCCAAAGACCGCTGGTTGTCGTCGTGCGCTCGTCACAGAGCCCGGCGGCCGAAGGATCCGCTAGCTGCGGACGGCCTGCGCAGGTCATGTGGGAGAGCTTCGGCACGACGGCAGGGTTTGCCGTGCGGCCGGGCCGCGCCCCGTGCGCCTGTGCCGGGGCGTTTCGTTCGTTCAGCCCCTTCCGAGAGCGGTCCTCATCACCCGGAAGGAGGCCGATGCTCATGGCAAGGCCCGACAAGGCTGCCGCGGTGGCCGAGCTGACGGACAAGTTCCGCAGTTCGAACGCCGCTGTGCTGACCGAGTACCGGGGTCTCACCGTGGCGCAGCTCAAGGAGCTGCGCCGTTCCCTCGGTGCGAACGCCCAGTACTCCGTGGTGAAGAACACGCTGACCAAGATCGCGGCCAACGAGGCCGGGATCAACACGCTGGACGACCTGTTCGCGGGTCCGACGGCGGTTGCCTTCGTCACCGGTGACCCGGTGGAGTCGGCGAAGGGTCTTCGTGACTTCGCCAAGGACAACCCGAATCTCATCATCAAGGGCGGTGTCCTTGACGGTAAGGCGCTGTCCGCCGATGAGTTCAAGAAGCTTGCGGACCTCGAGTCCCGCGAGGTTCTGCTCTCCAAGCTGGCGGGTGCCATGAAGGGCAAGCAGTCCCAGGCTGCCTCCCTCTTCCAGGCGCTTCCCTCGAAGTTCGTCCGCACCGCGGAAGCGCTTCGCGTCAAGAAGGAAGAGCGGGACGCCGCCGCGTAACCCGGCGTCACGGCCGTCACCGTCCGGTGAGGGCCGCCGCGGGCCGCGCGCCCGCCGACACGTACACCCGGCATCGGCCGGAATAGTGGAAGGACCGCCATCATGGCGAAGCTGTCGCAGGACGACCTGCTCGCGCAGTTCGAGGACATGACCCTGCTCGAACTGTCCGGGTTCGTCAAGGCGTTCGAGGAGAAGTTCGACGTCACCGCCGCCGCGGCGGTCGCCGCCGCCGGCCCCGCGGGCCCGGGTGCCCCGGTCGAGGCGGCCGACGAGCAGGACGAGTTCGACGTTGTCCTCACGGGCGCGGGCGAGAAGAAGATCCAGGTCATCAAGGTGGTGCGGGAGCTGACCTCGCTGGGCCTCAAGGAAGCCAAGGACCTCGTGGACGGTGCCCCCAAGCCCGTCCTGGAGAAGGTCGCCAAGGAGGTCGCCGACAAGGCCGCCGAGTCCCTCAAGGCCGCGGGCGCCGCCGTCGAGGTCAAGTGATCGCGGGCGCCTGAGGGCGCCCCGGACCACCGTACGAGAACAGGGCCTCTTGCCGGCCGGGCGGCGTCAGCCGGCCTGGGCGGCGGGAGGCCC includes:
- a CDS encoding ATP-binding protein codes for the protein MVPGAERPVVLPLLERESELASATRAVDALCGTAPAGGLLVYRGAAGLGKTALLNEVRRFAAGRCAVWSARGGETVTSVPFHGVRQLLQPALMAGESGGATAGEALDARELLGDRYEIVGPALGITPPGTQHADPQGVRDGLDVLVDRLAEVYGPLLLVIDDAHWADLETLTWLASFAGRPPGGPPVLVVVAYRTEEAVGETARHLQTLGTAARLRVSLRALTPEATAELTRATLGEDADDPFCREVWAVTGGNAYETVELLAKVQDSGLPAVEDSASALRALGASARGKGLVARLEELGTNITKFAWAAAVLGTDISLDLAISLSGLGWDDAAECAERLRAARILEGTDPLEFVHPLIAGAVYRAIPPAMRTALHGRAAWAVSRSGRGAAAAAPHLLEVHPDNDAELVGQLREAAAENLAVGAPDAARRCLERALDEPPLPAVRARVLYELGCATLLTSPATTVGHLRAALDSPDLDPALRVDVVFRLAQALTHNNQTGEAAQVVAEEVARAEPGRDRLRLQAAHFLWEGVRAVEDNGPARSGRLREVARTLTGRDNTERVLLMLRAFDGTVRGESAEEIVQIGERALLDGRLAPGVGWADAAWGFEAPALLGLSYAFADRLDRAESLFTEALRAFEISGWSGGHLAFAHALVGYTHRRRGRLDEAEMYLRESLRLADRVGDGLPMHWDAACMLIDTLLARGHVEAAREAAERHAFAPPYSSSIVIPDAQSVRGRLLLAQGRHDEAVAELEAAGRALTARGRHNIVMAPWACDLARALAHTDPVRAAELARYARDRAERFGTDTAIGVALSCEASLKEGPAAVGLLAHAVDHLDASPCAYERAVARVEYGIAAHLPVELTRGLELARRCGADGLVARAEQAMAGIR
- the rplJ gene encoding 50S ribosomal protein L10, whose protein sequence is MARPDKAAAVAELTDKFRSSNAAVLTEYRGLTVAQLKELRRSLGANAQYSVVKNTLTKIAANEAGINTLDDLFAGPTAVAFVTGDPVESAKGLRDFAKDNPNLIIKGGVLDGKALSADEFKKLADLESREVLLSKLAGAMKGKQSQAASLFQALPSKFVRTAEALRVKKEERDAAA
- the rplL gene encoding 50S ribosomal protein L7/L12 translates to MAKLSQDDLLAQFEDMTLLELSGFVKAFEEKFDVTAAAAVAAAGPAGPGAPVEAADEQDEFDVVLTGAGEKKIQVIKVVRELTSLGLKEAKDLVDGAPKPVLEKVAKEVADKAAESLKAAGAAVEVK